A stretch of Falco rusticolus isolate bFalRus1 chromosome 2, bFalRus1.pri, whole genome shotgun sequence DNA encodes these proteins:
- the LOC119142800 gene encoding olfactory receptor 52B2-like, which translates to MPPLNLTSLTPATFILAGIPGMEKLHIWISIPFCSMYLAALLGNGVVLFVIRTEHSLHQPMYLFLSMLAITDLMLSTTTVPKMLALFWFNTGEISFGACLTQMFFLHFSFSAESVILLAMAFDRFVAICYPLRYPAVLTHSAVIKTGLVALLRSFCVIFPCIFLLKRLPFCGHNIIPHTYCEHMGIARLACADISINILYGLAVPFAAIVVDVVLIAVSYVLILLALFRLPSRSAHHKALSTCGCHVCVTLLFYIPAFFTVLTHRFGRGIPHHVHILLANLYVLFPPLLNPIVYGVRTKQIKEKVVKVFISPNSHLLQE; encoded by the coding sequence ATGCCACCACTCAACCTTACCAGCTTGACGCCAGCAACATTCATACTGGCTGGCATCCCAGGCATGGAGAAGCTGCACATCTGGATCTCGATCCCATTCTGCTCCATGTAtctggcagccctgctgggaaaCGGTGTTGTGTTGTTTGTCATAAGGACAGAACATAGCCTGCACCAGCCCATGTACCTCTTTCTGTCCATGCTGGCCATCACTGACTTGATGCTGTCGACCACAACTGTGCCCAAGATGCTGGCTCTGTTCTGGTTCAACACTGGGGAAATTTCCTTTGGCGCTTGCCTGACCCAGATGTTCTTCCTTCATTTTAGCTTCTCGGCAGAGTCGGTGATCTTGCTGGCCATGGCGTTTGACCGGTTTGTTGCCATCTGTTACCCGCTGCGGTACCCAGCAGTGCTGACCCACTCAGCCGTCATCAAAACTGGGCTGGTGGCTTTGCTGAGAAGTTTCTGTGTCATTTTTCCATgtatatttcttttgaaaaggcTGCCGTTCTGTGGGCACAATATCATCCCACACACCTATTGCGAGCACATGGGTATCGCCCGGCTGGCCTGTGCTGACATCTCCATCAATATCTTGTATGGCCTTGCGGTACCTTTTGCAGCAATAGTGGTAGATGTTGTACTCATTGCTGTCTCCtatgttttaattcttctgGCATTATTCAGACTCCCCTCCAGAAGTGCCCATCACAAGGCTCTCAGTACCTGTGGCTGTCACGTCTGTGTCACATTACTTTTCTATATTCCtgcttttttcactgttttaacaCACCGCTTTGGTCGGGGAATCCCCCACCATGTCCACATTCTACTGGCCAACCTGTATGTGCTCTTCCCTCCACTGCTGAACCCCATTGTGTATGGCGTGAgaacaaaacagataaaagagAAGGTTGTGAAAGTGTTCATCTCCCCCAACAGTCATTTGCTTCAAGAGTGA
- the LOC119142905 gene encoding PHD finger protein 7-like produces the protein MDVCGLCQRADCGPDIVGELRQKRELCVHEKCLFHASRLRQRGADQHGFYGFLKSPRRQAGDETDSREDERCCICQLLGASISCCGWRGRRTFHLPCGSERGCVSQFRNSWMRCKGLLQECEDVSRKDSEGLDIERWRAVSGPRVDSECNASPGDLPEGLLANAHLWKQRPQCPPASPHPTCRDEVAGRPCYTTMVCPSCASAWFHRRCIQGQALRSGLHHFRSPLCRDMTAFQAEMFRLGIKIPNRDAAWEEEGSLLDLVLWQSSCDADQCLCPLGRDQAEQAGPWRVLVCSSCGSRGTHQCCSALEDATESWECRDCSSTHSGEGCSGGTGCPGRGGSHSHWGLGDRRCDAWREGAWQGLVVLIISLPLAVPDIAAGPDSCPLAQGPWHSAPSKITGTGCPLALAAPGEILVSPHGAVLGGTGSELGLGRTKYRGSCLGSKDNPL, from the exons ATGGACG TGTGCGGGCTGTGCCAGCGAGCAGACTGCGGCCCGGACATCGTTGGGGAGCTGCGCCAAAAGCGTGAGCTCTGTGTCCACGAGAAGTGCCTG TTCCACGCCAGCAGGCTCAGACAGAGAGGGGCCGATCAACATGGCTTCTACGGCTTTCTCAAGTCTCCGCGACGTCAGGCGGGTGATGAAACGGACAGCAGAGAAGATGAG AGGTGCTGCATCTGCCAGCTACTGGGAGCCTCCATCTCCTGCTGCGGCTGGCGCGGCCGCCGGACGTTCCACTTGCCCTGTGGCAGCGAGCGGGGCTGCGTCTCCCAGTTCAGAAACAGCTGGATGAGATGCAAAGGGCTGCTTCAAGA GTGCGAGGACGTCTCCAGAAAGGACTCGGAGGGGCTGGATATTGAGCGGTGGAGG GCGGTGTCAGGCCCCAGGGTGGACAGTGAGTGCAATGCATCCCCTGGGGACCTGCCAGAGGGGCTTCTGGCCAATGCCCACCTCTGGAAGCAGAGGCCACAATGTCCTCCggcctctccccatcccacttgCCGGGACGAGGTGGCGGGGCGGCCCTGTTATACCACCATGGTCTGCCCCAGCTGCGCCAGCGCCTGGTTCCACCGCCGCTGCATCCAG GGCCAGGCGCTGCGCTCGGGCCTGCACCACTTTCGGAGCCCTCTGTGCCGGGACATGACAGCCTTCCAGGCAGAGATGTTCCGCTTGGGCATCAAAATCCCCAACAG ggatgctgcctgggaggaggagggctcTCTCCTCGACTTGGTGCTCTGGCAGAGCTCCTGCGACGCCGACCAGTGCCTGTGCCCTCTGGGCCGCGACCAGGCAGAGCAGGCGGG GCCGTGGAGAGTCCTGGTCTGCAGCTCCTGTGGCTCCCGTGGGACccaccagtgctgctctgccctggaaGATGCCACCGAGTCCTGGGAGTGCAGGGACTGCAGCAGCACGCACAGCGGTGAGGGGTGCAGCGGGGGGACAGGGTGCCCAGGGCGTGGTGGCTCCCACAGCCACTGGGGACTTGGGGACAGGCGCTGTGACGCGTGGAGGGAGGGAGCGTGGCAGGGGCTTGTTGTGCTCATCATCTCCCTGCCCCTTGCAGTGCCCGACATTGCAGCCGGACCAGACTCTTGTCCCCTGGCGCAGGGACCCTGGCACAGCGCTCCCAGTAAGatcactggcacaggctgcccactGGCATTGGCAGCCCCAGGTGAGATTCTAGTGTCACCCCATGGGGCTGTCTTGGGTGGCACTGGATCTGAACTTGGGCTGGGGAGGACGAAGTACCGTGGGAGCTGCCTTGGGTCGAAGGACAACCCGCTCTGA